Part of the Bubalus bubalis isolate 160015118507 breed Murrah chromosome 9, NDDB_SH_1, whole genome shotgun sequence genome is shown below.
ATCCTTGTTCTAGTCTTCCTCaaaacctctccagtattttgtcaactcttctattttttgcttatttatttgggtaattttttattgacatatagttgatttacaatattatgttaatttctgttatacagaaaagtgattcagttatatattcctcttatattctcttccattatagtttatcacaggatgctGAACATGGTTCCCTGCACTACACattaggaccttattgtttatcctaAGGTCCTAGGATAAACCattaatactagagtgggtacaCTAtaccttctccaagagatcttcccaacccaggaactgaaccggtgtcttctacattgcagatggattctttaccagctgagctatcagggaagcccaatctctgCATATGTTTGCcaaattaatctttatttttcctaaaagtttATTGAAGAGAGATTAAGAACAATTTCTTTAGAGTCAGAAAacctaggtttgaatcctggcttttcCACTTATGAGATATGTAATTATAACTCCTCTTGCTTTATATCCAGTGCATTCTTTCTTTATCAACTATTAAAAGATGGTGACATTAAAATCCCAGAGTTGTTATGAAGATAAAAGGACATATTTTCAGAGAATCTAACACAGAACCTGTTATATATCATAGATCCAAGTAATGGCAGATGTTAATACCTTCactataggaaaaaaagaaataaagcttgAGTTTCTCAAAGTGAGTTACAGATTAaacaaaagctttatttttttcctccagtctgAACAACCACACATATATCTAGTATTTGCTTATATTTATCAAATTATTAATTGAAGTTGGTAAGGCCTATGGAATCAAATCAGACTGGACTTGACTtcaaaagtgatttttatttatgcCTCTGTTTAGACATCAGAAAGACAATATAATCTCTGAAAAGTCAAAACACACTGATGGAAAATAAAGTTTGGAATATATTCACAATTACATTGAGTATTTTTACAATATTTGCCAGATCATAGTAGTCCTGATGGCTATGAAGTCGTGTAAATAACTGACTATGTATAAAAAATCTAACTGGATCTCtaaatccattcacctgttgatggacgtttacGTTGTtcacatgtcttggctattgtgaatagagctgctatgaatataagggtgcatgtatctttttgagttctAGTTTTGACTAGATATATGTCTAGGAATAGGATTGTTGAATCATATGACaactctatttctagttttttgaaaatgtggcacatatatacaatagaatactattcagccataaaaagaatgaaatagtaccATTTGCAAAAACGGGTGGATTTAGAGATTATTATAGTAAgcgaagtaactcagaaagagaactACAGATGCTGTACAATATCACTTATTTGTAGAATttgaaatatgacacaaatgaacctatctagaAAACAAACAGACTTGCAAACATAGAGCGCTTACTTGTGgttggttgccaagggggaggggagaagggacgGACTGTGAGTTTGaggttaacagatgcaaactattatctatagaatagataaacaacaaggtcctaatgtataatgcagggaactatattcaatatcctgtgataaaccataatggaagaaaatataagaggaatatataactgaatcacttttctgtacaacaggaattaacataacattgtaaatcaactatacgtcaataaaaaaaaaatatccaaataaataagaaaaaaatagaagagttgacaaaatactggagaggttttGAGGAAGAATAAAATAAGGATTTTTCATTGTGTACCTAGTGAcagattttagggaaaaaaaaatttctaggtgCCTCTTTCCTTGCTTATCCTCAAGAAAGTTACATTCTGTCTGTAAGATATCTAATATTTGTCAGAATTTGTACCAGTtttgaagaaaacaaatctgAAGTTACGAAAGTTAAGTGGTCAATTAACAATTGCAATGTAATAGAGAGGTAATCCTCAACCTTCTAATTTTAATCAAACCCTCTTGAGCCACCCAACAGggaaactcaagaatactggggagggtagcctatccttctccaagggatcttcctgacccaggaatctaaccggtgtctcctgcattgcaggaggattctttacccactgagctaccagtgaaacCCCAGTAGAGACATAATCCTCAACTTTCTAATTTTAATCAAACCCTCTTGCCTTTCTAAGACAGcacgaggggaaaaaaaaaatcactcagttaTAGAATTGTGCTTGTtaaactaaagaaacaaaattgaaacaaaaataaaaataaaaaaaaaaatagtaaggcAGGCATCTGACTAAATTACTTAGTCCTTGGACCCAATTAATTAATCATTGGTCCCATGAGTATCCAGCCTCAGGATATTCTCTTGGTATTTTCTCTTGTAAGATAACATGTTATTTACAAAATTAGTGAGATATTATGTAACTATGTCATATTTCCCTtgtgtttatatgcatatatatgaatgCAAATTATGCAAAGACAAATGTAAACTAATATGACAATTTTGAAatgtaaagactttttaaaaatctttttctttcaattacaGGATTCCCTTTAATGGAGTCATGGAAGAACATATATCAGAAAATGGCATTCATCAGGAGAATAGTAGATATTGTAATCAAATCACTAAattcactcatacacacacaatctTCTAATAGCAGCACCCAGATACCTTTAATTCACAGTTGTTTACTCTCTGCACTGTCTACCATTTAATCACAAAAGCAAGATGAATAACAGCATTGTAACTGAATTCATGATCCTAGGCCTCACTCAAAAACCTGAACTCCAGGGAGTTCTCTTCATTATCTTTCTCTTCATCTACTTTGTGGCTTTCCTTGGCAATATGCTCATTGTCATTGCCATAGTCTATAACACTAGCTTGCATACACCCAGGTATGTTCTCCTTCTGGCCCTGGCTATTGTGGACATCATCTGCACAACAAGCATAATACCAAAAATACTTGAGGCCATGCTAACATCAAGAAAGACCATCTCATATGGAGGCTGCATGTCCCAACTCTTCTTCTTCACATGGTCCCTGGGTGCTGAGATGGTTCTCTTCACCActatggcctatgaccgctatgtggccatctgtttCCCTCTACGCTACAGTGCTATTATGAACCACTATATGTGTGTGGCCTTGCTCAGCACTGTCATGGCTATTGCAGTAACCAACTCCTGGGTACACACAGGTCTCATCCTAAGGCTGACCTTCTGTGGATCAAACACCATTGACCACTTCTTCTGTGAGATACCCCCGCTGCTAGCTTTGTCCTGCAGCCCAGTGAGAATGAATGAAGTGATGGTGTATGTTGCTGATATTACTCTGGCTGTAGGTGACTTCACCCTCACCTGCATCTCCTACTGTTTTATCATTGCTGCCATTCTTCGCATCCGCACtacagaagggaagagaaaggccTTCTCAACATGCTCATCCCATCTCATAGTGGTGTCTCTCTATTATTCTCCTGTAATCTACACCTATATACGCCCAGCTTCCAGCTACACATTTGAAAGGGACAAAGTGGTAGCTGCACTCTATACTCTTGTGACCCCTACATTAAACCCAATTGTGTACAGTTTTCAAAATAAGGACATGCAGGCAGGGATTAGGAAAGTATTTGCATTCCTGAAACATTAGTAGTTTCAAAGGAGAATGTCAACTCTCTAGAATCATTTTCTACATCTTAGATTTTACTTACCTTTCATATTTACCTCAATCCCCAACTTTTCCATTCCCTCTTAGCACAAGAATGTCTCATCTCATAGTAAGTCACTTCCTTAGATCTTCATTTCTAAACTACACTTATTCTCAGGCTTGTTTGGTGGTCTAGTCATTAAGATTTCatatttgcaatgcaggaggcccaggtttgatctctggtcagggaactggatccctcatgctgcaacgaagagccTGCATGTGacaacaaagatcctgtgtgcctcagctaagacccagtgcagccaaattaaaaataaataaataaataaacttattatcTTATAATTAAACTGTACTGACTGATCATTCTATACGTTCCTGAAACATTCTCTTTCAGGAAAACTTTCCAAACTAATTACAGTGTAATCATAGTGTTTCTCTTAATCCTACCTTGTTCCTAGAATTCTCATTGCCTCCACAATTCCACACTTTTCACTTTAACAATATTTGTgatgtaatggacatgagtttgagcaaactcccagagatagtgaaggccagggaagcctgacatgcctcggtacatggagtcacaaagagtcgatcataacttagtgactgaacaacgacaacaacataGATATAGCCTCACACAAACAGATATCCATATctatcactatatatatatatatatatatacacatatacatatatataaacataagtgtgtgttttagtcacttcaattgtgtccgtgtctttgcaacccaatgtactgtagcccaccagcctcttctgtccatggaactctccaggcaagaatactggagtaggtttccatgtcCGCcccctggggatctttccaatgcagggactgaaccttttatgtctcctacattagcaggaaggctttttaccactagtgccacctgggaagcccatatagacaTATACCACatgtctaaatatatatatatatatatagtaaataaatatataaatatttatttattaataaattaaataaatataagaatacttgtttttatatatagacatatatgtcAACATCTTTCTAAATGTCAAACTTAATATAATAGCagttattttaccagcaaaaGCAAGTCTACTCAAGAATAGTTGGAGGAATTGCAATTCAGAGTATCTGAACAATGGTGGACCATAGGCAAATCTAGAGAACAATGAAAGATAACTTGCTTTTAGGCCGTGCTAGTGgtaatcccaaggacagaggaacctggtaggctgcagtccatggggtcgctgagagttggacacaactgagcgacttcactttcacttttcactttcatgagttggagaaggaaatggcaacccac
Proteins encoded:
- the LOC102411326 gene encoding olfactory receptor 13G1, whose protein sequence is MNNSIVTEFMILGLTQKPELQGVLFIIFLFIYFVAFLGNMLIVIAIVYNTSLHTPRYVLLLALAIVDIICTTSIIPKILEAMLTSRKTISYGGCMSQLFFFTWSLGAEMVLFTTMAYDRYVAICFPLRYSAIMNHYMCVALLSTVMAIAVTNSWVHTGLILRLTFCGSNTIDHFFCEIPPLLALSCSPVRMNEVMVYVADITLAVGDFTLTCISYCFIIAAILRIRTTEGKRKAFSTCSSHLIVVSLYYSPVIYTYIRPASSYTFERDKVVAALYTLVTPTLNPIVYSFQNKDMQAGIRKVFAFLKH